The Lates calcarifer isolate ASB-BC8 linkage group LG6, TLL_Latcal_v3, whole genome shotgun sequence genome includes a region encoding these proteins:
- the LOC108879743 gene encoding uncharacterized protein LOC108879743 isoform X3: MKQSGKLQVPVTQAFCVGLLWVASVLIDAEWYVCCHNHNPREDAELQCKTKAEITSGLRPVFTIAEMKTNSRMYGISLLFGITFVGTFLLSTWTICADSCCLKCCKREILVHELMLEVGDDAVSETIKEKQKEIITRKVKDHIDDGKWEECLDLVEDLIDPINQVHSSTSTGYQSTRESQYKDSSQQREQEQIPLSPIQPQNDILPEPAGHGE; the protein is encoded by the exons ATGAAGCAGAGCGGGAAACTGCAGGTACCGGTCACACAG GCTTTCTGTGTGGGACTGCTGTGGGTTGCGTCTGTGCTCATCGATGCAGAGTGGTACGTTTGCTGTCACAACCACAATCCCAGAGAGGATGCAGAATTACAGTGTAAAACCAAGGCTGAGATCACATCTGGACTGAGACCTGTCTTCACCATCGCTGAGATGAAGACCAATTCAAGG ATGTATGGCATTTCTTTACTCTTCGGCATCACGTTTGTTGGTACCTTTTTGTTGTCGACCTGGACAATCTGCGCTGATAGCTGCTGTCTGAAATGTTGCAAGAGAGAGATTCTGGTGCACGAGCTGATGCTGGAAGTGGGCGATGATGCTGTGTCAGAGactataaaagaaaaacaaaaagagatcATAACTAGAAAAGTCAAAGACCACATAGATGATGGGAAGTGGGAAGAATGTTTGGATCTGGTTGAAGACTTAATTGACCCGATAAACCAG GTTCACAGTTCAACATCTACAGGATATCAGAGCACTCGGGAG AGCCAGTACAAGGACAGCAGCCAGCAAAGGGAGCAAGAACAAATTCCATTGTCTCCAATCCAgccacaaaatgacattttaccTGAACCAGCCGGTCACGGAGAATGA
- the LOC108879743 gene encoding uncharacterized protein LOC108879743 isoform X2 translates to MKQSGKLQVPVTQFQRAWKYTTSKGSCHFGCVLFRRTVKAFCVGLLWVASVLIDAEWYVCCHNHNPREDAELQCKTKAEITSGLRPVFTIAEMKTNSRMYGISLLFGITFVGTFLLSTWTICADSCCLKCCKREILVHELMLEVGDDAVSETIKEKQKEIITRKVKDHIDDGKWEECLDLVEDLIDPINQVHSSTSTGYQSTRESQYKDSSQQREQEQIPLSPIQPQNDILPEPAGHGE, encoded by the exons ATGAAGCAGAGCGGGAAACTGCAGGTACCGGTCACACAG TTTCAGAGAGCGTGGAAATACACAACGTCGAAGGGCTCGTGTCActttggttgtgttttgttcCGTCGCACTGTCAAGGCTTTCTGTGTGGGACTGCTGTGGGTTGCGTCTGTGCTCATCGATGCAGAGTGGTACGTTTGCTGTCACAACCACAATCCCAGAGAGGATGCAGAATTACAGTGTAAAACCAAGGCTGAGATCACATCTGGACTGAGACCTGTCTTCACCATCGCTGAGATGAAGACCAATTCAAGG ATGTATGGCATTTCTTTACTCTTCGGCATCACGTTTGTTGGTACCTTTTTGTTGTCGACCTGGACAATCTGCGCTGATAGCTGCTGTCTGAAATGTTGCAAGAGAGAGATTCTGGTGCACGAGCTGATGCTGGAAGTGGGCGATGATGCTGTGTCAGAGactataaaagaaaaacaaaaagagatcATAACTAGAAAAGTCAAAGACCACATAGATGATGGGAAGTGGGAAGAATGTTTGGATCTGGTTGAAGACTTAATTGACCCGATAAACCAG GTTCACAGTTCAACATCTACAGGATATCAGAGCACTCGGGAG AGCCAGTACAAGGACAGCAGCCAGCAAAGGGAGCAAGAACAAATTCCATTGTCTCCAATCCAgccacaaaatgacattttaccTGAACCAGCCGGTCACGGAGAATGA
- the LOC108879743 gene encoding uncharacterized protein LOC108879743 isoform X1, which translates to MLALAGPLQKLIGQVKDNANAFVFSTLIFSYHIFENEFPCSCKPQSDYCMVYMIMPCLIIVILMLATDLQFQRAWKYTTSKGSCHFGCVLFRRTVKAFCVGLLWVASVLIDAEWYVCCHNHNPREDAELQCKTKAEITSGLRPVFTIAEMKTNSRMYGISLLFGITFVGTFLLSTWTICADSCCLKCCKREILVHELMLEVGDDAVSETIKEKQKEIITRKVKDHIDDGKWEECLDLVEDLIDPINQVHSSTSTGYQSTRESQYKDSSQQREQEQIPLSPIQPQNDILPEPAGHGE; encoded by the exons ATGCTGGCCCTCGCCGGACCACTGCAGAAGCTCATCGGCCAGGTCAAAGACAACGCCAACGCCTTTGTTTTCAGCACTCTGATTTTTTCTTACCACATATTTGAGAATGAATTTCCATGCTCCTGTAAACCACAGAGTGATTACTGCATGGTCTATATGATCATGCCGTGTCTTATCATCGTTATCCTGATGCTTGCAACCGACTTGCAGTTTCAGAGAGCGTGGAAATACACAACGTCGAAGGGCTCGTGTCActttggttgtgttttgttcCGTCGCACTGTCAAGGCTTTCTGTGTGGGACTGCTGTGGGTTGCGTCTGTGCTCATCGATGCAGAGTGGTACGTTTGCTGTCACAACCACAATCCCAGAGAGGATGCAGAATTACAGTGTAAAACCAAGGCTGAGATCACATCTGGACTGAGACCTGTCTTCACCATCGCTGAGATGAAGACCAATTCAAGG ATGTATGGCATTTCTTTACTCTTCGGCATCACGTTTGTTGGTACCTTTTTGTTGTCGACCTGGACAATCTGCGCTGATAGCTGCTGTCTGAAATGTTGCAAGAGAGAGATTCTGGTGCACGAGCTGATGCTGGAAGTGGGCGATGATGCTGTGTCAGAGactataaaagaaaaacaaaaagagatcATAACTAGAAAAGTCAAAGACCACATAGATGATGGGAAGTGGGAAGAATGTTTGGATCTGGTTGAAGACTTAATTGACCCGATAAACCAG GTTCACAGTTCAACATCTACAGGATATCAGAGCACTCGGGAG AGCCAGTACAAGGACAGCAGCCAGCAAAGGGAGCAAGAACAAATTCCATTGTCTCCAATCCAgccacaaaatgacattttaccTGAACCAGCCGGTCACGGAGAATGA
- the LOC108879745 gene encoding uncharacterized protein LOC108879745 has translation MREYLGNFPSTNFSICATVILIFTYNVLLERDMECTCEKQTLDCGLYMGLPCFIILVLILWMDKTFQRTCRYSCTSQSQNQDWRQCCKGCCSCTFCCVIVHHIIKAVFVGALWVVFVFLDGDWFVCCGNYGSDQQLACKDKKNLTAEERVIIAELKNSSKVIGSTLLVVIIILAAIIPLLKWKKCCEKISTHCDRRTLYNKLILEEEENEMTEILRRSAKKQLTEGIENQLKGEQWEECFNVAATLIKDSTKPEYCGEQQQPTGPQGEQQQHEPTAGPSGVQEGAEGVGGSSSEEQSLLRNKQRLRNDDSNV, from the exons ATGAGGGAGTACCTGGGGAATTTTCCCTCTACAAACTTCAGCATCTGCGCCACAGTCATTCTGATTTTTACTTATAATGTTTTGCTTGAGAGAGACATGGAATGCacttgtgaaaaacaaaccCTCGACTGCGGTTTATACATGGGTCTGCCTTGTTTCATCATATTGGTTTTAATACTCTGGATGGACAAGACATTTCAGAGAACCTGCAGATATTCATGTACCTCTCAGAGCCAGAATCAGGATTGGAGGCAGTGCTGTAAAGGTTGCTGCTCTtgcacattttgttgtgttattgttcATCACATTATCAAGGCAGTTTTTGTTGGTGCTCTGTGggttgtatttgtgtttttagatggagactggtttgtttgttgtgggAATTATGGGTCTGATCAACAGTTAGCGTGTAAAGACAAGAAAAACCTCACAGCTGAGGAACGAGTGATCATCGCTGAACTGAAAAACTCTTCAAAGGTTATTGGCTCCACTTTACTCGTTGTTATCATTATATTAGCAGCCATTATACCATTGTTGAAGTGGAAGAAATGCTGTGAAAAAATATCAACCCATTGTGACAGAAGAACTCTGTACAACAAACTGAttttagaggaggaggaaaatgaaatgacagagaTTTTGAGGAGATCTGCAAAAAAACAGCTGACTGAAGGAATTGAGAACCAACTAAAAGGTGAACAGTGGGAGGAGTGTTTTAATGTTGCTGCAACACTGATTAAAGACTCGACCAAACCAGAATATTGTGGTGAACAACAGCAGCCAACAGGTCCACAAggagagcaacaacaacatgaacCAACTGCAGGTCCATCAGGAGTCCAG GAAGGAGCAGAGGGAGTAGGAGGCAGTTCCAGTGAGGAACAG aGTCTCCTGAGGAACAAACAGAGGTTAAGAAACGATGATTCTAATGTTTAA
- the LOC108879742 gene encoding polymeric immunoglobulin receptor isoform X3, producing MKVCPTLICFLLLSALLDGNTGLINGKVYSGIKGEDVTVKCSLSSSGHLKIFCKDKCEADDVLIQTTGNRAETGRYSIRYEGGFVSGGDLSVTITQLTSSDSGQYRCGLGEFLSTASYEDVEIMVADALLNDPAEKPLLFTRTGGNLRVACSFALTGSFKFLCKNKCEGKNILVVTHEDKAQKDKYSIRYLEISATKVFLLVTITQLTESDSGLYRCSLDRSSHRDFTISVTDAPSTSEPILAVQPVTSAPSALTQTTDQSDGQTQRPDKTLVITLTLVVIIILLSVAVLILCRKRASKSKEPPVETEYASVTEPGRVYEEIREEDRQGVSSVYSYAKYTQPNRVENNDEYSLATVPTSEHKAEDDSSHLSYTEVDFSNGTTESSSSAPRGNTSDVVYSEPKESSDGSLTKDNPLYSAVTAHQ from the exons ATGAAAGTCTGTCCCACTCTgatctgcttcctcctcctct CAGCTCTGCTGGATGGAAACACTGGTCTCATCAATGGAAAAGTCTACTCAGGAATTAAAGGAGAAGACGTCACAGTTAAATGCTCCTTGTCTTCATCTGGACATTTAAAGATCTTCTGTAAGGACAAATGTGAAGCAGACGACGTCCTCATTCAAACAACTGgtaacagagcagagacaggcagaTACAGCATCAGATATGAAGGTGGATTTGTTTCAGGAGGAGATCTGTCTGTGACCATCACTCAGCTGACCTCGTCTGACTCAGGACAGTACAGGTGTGGTCTGGGTGAATTTCTATCAACAGCTTCATATGAAGACGTAGAAATCATGGTTGCAGACG CACTGCTGAATGATCCTGCAGAGAAACCTCTCCTCTTTACAAGAACTGGAGGAAACCTCAGAGTTGCATGTTCATTTGCTTTAACTGGAAGTTTTAAGTTCCTCTGTAAGAACAAATGTGAAGGAAAGAACATTCTGGTTGTGACACATGAAGACAAAGCTCAGAAAGACAAATACAGCATCAGATATTTAGAAATATCTGCTACCAAAGTATTTCTTTTGGTGACCATCACCCAGCTGACTGAGTCTGACTCAGGACTGTACAGGTGTAGTCTGGACAGATCATCACACAGAGACTTTACCATCTCTGTCACAGACG CTCCGTCCACCTCAGAACCGATCCTGGCTGTCCAACCTGTAACATCAGCACCATCAGCTTTAACTCAAACCACCGACCAGTCTGATGGACAGACTCAGAGACCAG ACAAAACTCTGGTCATCACTCTGACTCTGgtcgtcatcatcatcctgcTGTCAGTTGCTGTGCTGATATTGTGCAGGAAGAGGGCGTCTAAATCAAAGG AACCTCCTGTGGAAACAGAGTACGCTTCAGTCACCGAG CCCGGTCGAGTGTACGAGGAaatcagagaggaggacagacagggTGTATCTTCAGTTTACAGTTATGCCAAGTACACCCAACCAAACAGAGTGGAAAACAACGATGAGTACAGCCTCGCTACTGTTCCCACCTCTGAGCACAAG gcTGAAGATGACTCCAGTCATCTCAGCTACACTGAGGTGGATTTCTCCAACGGGACCACTGAGTCGTCCAGCAGCGCCCCTCGAGGTAACACCAGTGACGTAGTCTACTCTGAGCCTAAAGAGAGCTCTGATGGCAGCCTCACCAAAGACAATCCTCTGTACTCTGCTGTTACTGCTCATCAGTGA
- the LOC108879742 gene encoding uncharacterized protein LOC108879742 isoform X2 — MKVCPTLICFLLLSLLDGNTGLINGKVYSGIKGEDVTVKCSLSSSGHLKIFCKDKCEADDVLIQTTGNRAETGRYSIRYEGGFVSGGDLSVTITQLTSSDSGQYRCGLGEFLSTASYEDVEIMVADALLNDPAEKPLLFTRTGGNLRVACSFALTGSFKFLCKNKCEGKNILVVTHEDKAQKDKYSIRYLEISATKVFLLVTITQLTESDSGLYRCSLDRSSHRDFTISVTDAPSTSEPILAVQPVTSAPSALTQTTDQSDGQTQRPGGYKTLVITLTLVVIIILLSVAVLILCRKRASKSKEPPVETEYASVTEPGRVYEEIREEDRQGVSSVYSYAKYTQPNRVENNDEYSLATVPTSEHKAEDDSSHLSYTEVDFSNGTTESSSSAPRGNTSDVVYSEPKESSDGSLTKDNPLYSAVTAHQ; from the exons ATGAAAGTCTGTCCCACTCTgatctgcttcctcctcctct CTCTGCTGGATGGAAACACTGGTCTCATCAATGGAAAAGTCTACTCAGGAATTAAAGGAGAAGACGTCACAGTTAAATGCTCCTTGTCTTCATCTGGACATTTAAAGATCTTCTGTAAGGACAAATGTGAAGCAGACGACGTCCTCATTCAAACAACTGgtaacagagcagagacaggcagaTACAGCATCAGATATGAAGGTGGATTTGTTTCAGGAGGAGATCTGTCTGTGACCATCACTCAGCTGACCTCGTCTGACTCAGGACAGTACAGGTGTGGTCTGGGTGAATTTCTATCAACAGCTTCATATGAAGACGTAGAAATCATGGTTGCAGACG CACTGCTGAATGATCCTGCAGAGAAACCTCTCCTCTTTACAAGAACTGGAGGAAACCTCAGAGTTGCATGTTCATTTGCTTTAACTGGAAGTTTTAAGTTCCTCTGTAAGAACAAATGTGAAGGAAAGAACATTCTGGTTGTGACACATGAAGACAAAGCTCAGAAAGACAAATACAGCATCAGATATTTAGAAATATCTGCTACCAAAGTATTTCTTTTGGTGACCATCACCCAGCTGACTGAGTCTGACTCAGGACTGTACAGGTGTAGTCTGGACAGATCATCACACAGAGACTTTACCATCTCTGTCACAGACG CTCCGTCCACCTCAGAACCGATCCTGGCTGTCCAACCTGTAACATCAGCACCATCAGCTTTAACTCAAACCACCGACCAGTCTGATGGACAGACTCAGAGACCAGGTGGAT ACAAAACTCTGGTCATCACTCTGACTCTGgtcgtcatcatcatcctgcTGTCAGTTGCTGTGCTGATATTGTGCAGGAAGAGGGCGTCTAAATCAAAGG AACCTCCTGTGGAAACAGAGTACGCTTCAGTCACCGAG CCCGGTCGAGTGTACGAGGAaatcagagaggaggacagacagggTGTATCTTCAGTTTACAGTTATGCCAAGTACACCCAACCAAACAGAGTGGAAAACAACGATGAGTACAGCCTCGCTACTGTTCCCACCTCTGAGCACAAG gcTGAAGATGACTCCAGTCATCTCAGCTACACTGAGGTGGATTTCTCCAACGGGACCACTGAGTCGTCCAGCAGCGCCCCTCGAGGTAACACCAGTGACGTAGTCTACTCTGAGCCTAAAGAGAGCTCTGATGGCAGCCTCACCAAAGACAATCCTCTGTACTCTGCTGTTACTGCTCATCAGTGA
- the LOC108879742 gene encoding polymeric immunoglobulin receptor isoform X1: MKVCPTLICFLLLSALLDGNTGLINGKVYSGIKGEDVTVKCSLSSSGHLKIFCKDKCEADDVLIQTTGNRAETGRYSIRYEGGFVSGGDLSVTITQLTSSDSGQYRCGLGEFLSTASYEDVEIMVADALLNDPAEKPLLFTRTGGNLRVACSFALTGSFKFLCKNKCEGKNILVVTHEDKAQKDKYSIRYLEISATKVFLLVTITQLTESDSGLYRCSLDRSSHRDFTISVTDAPSTSEPILAVQPVTSAPSALTQTTDQSDGQTQRPGGYKTLVITLTLVVIIILLSVAVLILCRKRASKSKEPPVETEYASVTEPGRVYEEIREEDRQGVSSVYSYAKYTQPNRVENNDEYSLATVPTSEHKAEDDSSHLSYTEVDFSNGTTESSSSAPRGNTSDVVYSEPKESSDGSLTKDNPLYSAVTAHQ; encoded by the exons ATGAAAGTCTGTCCCACTCTgatctgcttcctcctcctct CAGCTCTGCTGGATGGAAACACTGGTCTCATCAATGGAAAAGTCTACTCAGGAATTAAAGGAGAAGACGTCACAGTTAAATGCTCCTTGTCTTCATCTGGACATTTAAAGATCTTCTGTAAGGACAAATGTGAAGCAGACGACGTCCTCATTCAAACAACTGgtaacagagcagagacaggcagaTACAGCATCAGATATGAAGGTGGATTTGTTTCAGGAGGAGATCTGTCTGTGACCATCACTCAGCTGACCTCGTCTGACTCAGGACAGTACAGGTGTGGTCTGGGTGAATTTCTATCAACAGCTTCATATGAAGACGTAGAAATCATGGTTGCAGACG CACTGCTGAATGATCCTGCAGAGAAACCTCTCCTCTTTACAAGAACTGGAGGAAACCTCAGAGTTGCATGTTCATTTGCTTTAACTGGAAGTTTTAAGTTCCTCTGTAAGAACAAATGTGAAGGAAAGAACATTCTGGTTGTGACACATGAAGACAAAGCTCAGAAAGACAAATACAGCATCAGATATTTAGAAATATCTGCTACCAAAGTATTTCTTTTGGTGACCATCACCCAGCTGACTGAGTCTGACTCAGGACTGTACAGGTGTAGTCTGGACAGATCATCACACAGAGACTTTACCATCTCTGTCACAGACG CTCCGTCCACCTCAGAACCGATCCTGGCTGTCCAACCTGTAACATCAGCACCATCAGCTTTAACTCAAACCACCGACCAGTCTGATGGACAGACTCAGAGACCAGGTGGAT ACAAAACTCTGGTCATCACTCTGACTCTGgtcgtcatcatcatcctgcTGTCAGTTGCTGTGCTGATATTGTGCAGGAAGAGGGCGTCTAAATCAAAGG AACCTCCTGTGGAAACAGAGTACGCTTCAGTCACCGAG CCCGGTCGAGTGTACGAGGAaatcagagaggaggacagacagggTGTATCTTCAGTTTACAGTTATGCCAAGTACACCCAACCAAACAGAGTGGAAAACAACGATGAGTACAGCCTCGCTACTGTTCCCACCTCTGAGCACAAG gcTGAAGATGACTCCAGTCATCTCAGCTACACTGAGGTGGATTTCTCCAACGGGACCACTGAGTCGTCCAGCAGCGCCCCTCGAGGTAACACCAGTGACGTAGTCTACTCTGAGCCTAAAGAGAGCTCTGATGGCAGCCTCACCAAAGACAATCCTCTGTACTCTGCTGTTACTGCTCATCAGTGA